A genomic region of Kribbella sp. NBC_00382 contains the following coding sequences:
- a CDS encoding ParA family protein encodes MTAAQIAARATSDELQRRLLETPIAAATERTLLVNEGRTMGREFPLPAETRVFVVANQKGGVGKTTTTVNVAAGLALYGARILVIDLDPQGNASTALGIEHSEGTPGVYEAVIEGEPLSKLLAPCAEHPGIVVVPATIDLAGAEIELVSIVARESRLKKALDQHLAETEAAGERYDYVFIDCPPSLGLLTVNALTAAREVLVPIQSEYYALEGLSQLLRHIDMVKSHLNPTLDVSTILLTMYDARTKLAGEVATEVRNHFQDSVLRTAVPRSVRISEAPSHGQTVLAYDPASAGALSYLEASREIAMRNNVS; translated from the coding sequence ATGACTGCCGCACAGATCGCCGCGCGGGCCACCTCGGACGAGCTTCAGCGACGACTTCTCGAAACTCCGATCGCCGCCGCCACCGAACGGACCCTGCTGGTGAATGAAGGACGCACGATGGGCCGCGAGTTCCCGCTGCCCGCAGAGACCCGGGTCTTCGTGGTCGCCAACCAAAAGGGTGGCGTCGGCAAGACCACAACTACCGTCAACGTCGCCGCCGGCCTCGCGCTGTACGGCGCACGCATCCTGGTGATCGACCTCGACCCCCAGGGCAACGCCTCGACGGCGCTCGGGATCGAGCACTCGGAGGGCACCCCCGGTGTCTACGAGGCGGTCATCGAGGGAGAGCCGCTGAGCAAGCTACTCGCACCTTGCGCCGAGCACCCCGGCATCGTGGTCGTGCCGGCCACGATCGACCTGGCCGGTGCGGAGATCGAGCTGGTCAGCATTGTGGCCCGGGAGAGCCGGCTCAAGAAGGCGCTCGACCAGCACCTGGCCGAGACCGAGGCTGCGGGTGAGAGGTACGACTACGTCTTCATCGACTGCCCGCCGTCGCTCGGTCTGTTGACCGTGAACGCGCTGACCGCGGCCCGCGAGGTACTCGTCCCGATCCAGAGCGAGTACTACGCACTGGAAGGTCTGTCGCAGTTGCTGCGTCACATCGACATGGTGAAGTCGCACCTGAATCCAACTCTCGATGTGTCGACAATTCTCCTCACCATGTACGACGCCCGCACCAAGCTGGCCGGCGAGGTGGCGACCGAAGTCCGCAACCACTTCCAAGACTCGGTACTCCGGACTGCGGTGCCGCGCTCGGTCCGTATCTCCGAGGCGCCGAGCCACGGACAAACCGTGCTCGCGTACGACCCGGCCTCGGCCGGTGCGCTGTCCTACCTGGAGGCGTCGCGCGAGATCGCGATGCGCAACAACGTCTCCTGA